A section of the Echeneis naucrates chromosome 12, fEcheNa1.1, whole genome shotgun sequence genome encodes:
- the stard7 gene encoding stAR-related lipid transfer protein 7, mitochondrial, with protein MLHSVPRRPISEIGVNTLRLHSSRPFRRAAEEGRGKIEKVSWLGRSMTLLLSWIQRAGASEAAGQGHKRKGLLSIFADHCSFVTGQRLRRACQVGELYSNLYSERTRWSLVGNFWRRFQSKHAPSGKLIAALAGVFMWENEKIQDEEIHRCGLELQALEAVKRLNSSNAVEQQGSGWEVVMEKKDFRVWKRPIPNSHLYEYRVLGSYSDVTPRQFFNVQLDTEYRKKWDSLVIKLEVVDRDFSTGSEVVHWATHFPYPMYSRDYVYVRRYDVDVDNNLMILISRAVQHPRVPETQDFVRVHSYQSKMVIRPHKSFDENGFDYLLTYSDDPQTVFPRYCVSWMVSSGMPDFLEKLHTAALRAKNLEVGIHDYAGVIKSGDANRQPSQDRHSGETTHTGGPGQIYA; from the exons ATGTTGCACTCCGTGCCCCGTCGTCCGATCAGCGAGATCGGCGTGAACACGCTGAGGCTTCATAGCAGCCGGCCGTTCCGGCGGGCCGCCGAGGAGGGCAGAGGGAAGATCGAGAAGGTGTCGTGGCTGGGCAGGAGTATGACCCTGCTGCTGTCCTGGATCCAGAGGGCAGGTGCAAGTGAGGCTGCAGGACAGGGCCACAAGAGGAAGGGCCTGCTCTCCATATTTGCGGATCACTGCAGCTTTGTGACCGGACAGAGGCTCCGACGGGCCTGTCAGGTCGGGGAACTTTATTCAAACCTGTACTCCGAGCGCACCAGGTGGAGCCTGGTGGGGAACTTCTGGCGCAGATTTCAGAGCAAGCACGCCCCCAGCGGGAAACTTATCGCGGCCCTGGCTGGTGTCTTCATGTGGGAGAATGAGAAGATACAAGACGAGGAAATTCACAG GTGTGGACTTGAGCTTCAGGCACTGGAGGCTGTAAAACGCCTAAATTCCTCCAATGCGGTCGAACAACAGGGTTCTGGCTGGGAGGTTGTGATGGAGAAGAAAGACTTCAGAGTGTGGAAGCGGCCTATTCCCAACAGTCACCTCTATGAATACAGAG TGTTGGGCTCCTACAGTGATGTCACACCAAGACAGTTCTTCAATGTACAG TTGGATACAGAGTACAGGAAGAAATGGGATTCTCTGGTTATCAAGCTTGAAGTGGTGGACAGAGATTTCAGTACAGGCTCTGAAGTTGTGCACTGGGCCACACACTTTCCT TATCCCATGTACTCAAGGGACTACGTGTATGTTCGCCGCTATGATGTTGATGTCGACAACAACCTGATGATCTTGATATCCAG AGCTGTGCAGCATCCTAGAGTCCCAGAGACTCAGGACTTTGTGCGAGTCCACTCATACCAGTCAAAGATGGTCATTCGCCCTCACAAGTCTTTTGATGAG AATGGTTTTGATTACCTGCTGACCTACAGCGATGACCCTCAGACTGTCTTTCCTCGTTATTGTGTGAGCTGGATGGTGTCAAGTG GTATGCCAGATTTTTTGGAGAAGCTGCACACTGCTGCTTTGAGGGCTAAGAACTTGGAAGTTGGGATTCATGACTACGCAGGAGTCATTAAATCTGGAGACGCTAACCGTCAGCCGAGCCAGGATCGCCACAGCGGagagaccacacacacaggtggtcCTGGACAAATCTACGCTTGA
- the slc20a1b gene encoding sodium-dependent phosphate transporter 1-B: protein MVSTTATAIILATTAGLATHAAPTSLVEYMWLLIVGFIIAFILAFSVGANDVANSFGTAVGSGVVTLRQACILATVFETLGSVLLGAKVSETIRKGIIDVGMYNGSEHVLMAGSVSAMFGSAVWQLAASFLKLPISGTHCIVGATIGFSLVAKGQQGVKWFELLRIVASWFLSPLLSGIMSAVVFYFVRMFILHKKDPVPNGLKALPVFYAITMGINLFSIMFTGAPMLGFDKIPWWGIILISLGFSVVTAIVVWFIVCPRLKKKIERDAKSSSPSESPLMEKREMREAHCPILKPTAKDTSMPTTPVVNQNLSAQPQGPAEERRVAFDIGDSDDVENKERRVAFDLGDSDDSEYSNANGAPKPVETNSQAEVHNQQAQQTNGSANASNQVQFNNQVQFNNRPAQMPSNGYSQYHTVHKDSGLYKDLLHKLHLAKVGDCMGEGGDRPIRRNNSYTSYTMAIIGMHGDFKHKEGDFRASEDGDKAPGAGGHDRKRVRMDSYTSYCNAVAEHMTPEGLGEGEVTLEMGKEDAGSTQSSLDEDRLESDKPEVSTLFQFLQILTACFGSFAHGGNDVSNAIGPLVALWLVYETSSVSSCQPTPVWLLLYGGVGICFGLWVWGRRVIQTMGKDLTPITPSSGFSIELASAITVVVASNIGLPVSTTHCKVGSVVAVGWLRSRKAVDWRLFRNIFMAWFVTVPISGLISAAIMAIFIYGIL from the exons ATGGTTTCAACAACTGCAACTGCAATAATCTTGGCCACAACAGCAGGGCTCGCAACACATGCAGCGCCAACTTCTCTAGTGGAGTACATGTGGCTGTTGATTGTTGGCTTCATCATTGCCTTCATCTTAGCCTTCTCTGTGGGTGCCAATGATGTTGCCAACTCATTTGGCACAGCTGTAGGCTCAGGAGTGGTCACCTTGCGACAGGCGTGTATTTTGGCCACAGTGTTTGAGACTCTAGGCTCAGTTCTCCTTGGGGCCAAAGTGAGTGAAACCATCCGCAAGGGTATCATCGATGTGGGCATGTACAATGGCTCCGAGCACGTGCTGATGGCTGGATCTGTCAGTGCTATGTTCG GTTCTGCTGTGTGGCAGCTGGCTGCCTCCTTCCTTAAGCTCCCCATTTCTGGAACACACTGCATTGTTGGTGCTACTATTGGCTTCTCACTGGTTGCCAAAGGCCAGCAGGGAGTCAAGTGGTTTGAACTCCTCCGTATTG ttgcttCCTGGTTCCTGAGTCCCCTTTTGTCTGGAATAAtgtcagctgttgttttctACTTTGTGCGCATGTTCATCTTGCATAAG AAAGACCCTGTACCTAATGGACTGAAGGCCTTACCTGTTTTCTATGCCATAACTATGGGAATCaacctgttctccatcatgtTCACTGGCGCTCCGA TGCTGGGCTTTGACAAGATCCCTTGGTGGGGCATCATACTCATCTCACTGGGCTTCTCTGTTGTGACTGCCATTGTGGTCTGGTTTATTGTCTGCCCTCGCCTCAAGAAGAAGATTGAAC GAGATGCAAAGTCTTCCAGCCCCTCTGAGAGCCCCCTGATGGAGAAGAGGGAGATGCGAGAAGCCCATTGTCCAATACTGAAACCAACTGCCAAGGACACGTCAATGCCTACGACCCCAGTTGTCAATCAAAACCTCTCCGCTCAACCCCAGGGTCCTGCTGAGGAACGCAGGGTGGCATTTGACATTGGAGACTCTGATGATGTTGAAAATAAGGAACGCAGGGTGGCATTTGATCTAGGAGACTCTGATGACAGCGAGTACAGCAATGCAAATGGGG CCCCTAAACCAGTGGAAACAAACAGTCAGGCTGAGGTCCACAACCAGCAAGCTCAGCAGACCAATGGTTCTGCAAATGCTTCTAATCAGGTGCAATTCAATAATCAGGTTCAGTTCAACAATAGACCAGCACAGATGCCAAGCAATGGGTACAGCCAGTATCACACAGTCCACAAGGACTCTGGCCTCTACAAGGACCTACTGCACAAGCTCCACCTGGCCAAGGTTGGTGACTGCATGGGTGAGGGGGGTGATCGACCCATCCGGCGCAATAACAGCTATACCTCCTACACCATGGCCATCATCGGCATGCATGGAGACTTCAAGCATAAAGAAGGTGACTTCCGTGCCAGCGAGGATGGCGACAAGGCCCCGGGGGCAGGTGGTCATGACAGGAAGCGTGTGCGTATGGACAGTTACACTAGCTACTGCAATGCTGTAGCAGAGCACATGACTCCTGAGGGGCTGGGAGAGGGCGAGGTCACACTAGAAATGGGAAAGGAGGATGCAGGTAGCACCCAAAGCTCTCTGGATGAAGACAGGCTTGAGTCAGACAAACCAGAAGTCTCAACTCTCTTCCAGTTCCTCCAAATCCTCACAGCCTGTTTTGGATCTTTTGCCCATGGAGGAAATGATGTCAG TAATGCGATTGGACCATTGGTTGCTCTGTGGCTGGTTTACGAGACCAGCAGCGTGAGTTCATGCCAACCAACACCCGTTTGGCTCTTGCTGTATGGTGGCGTGGGCATCTGTTTTGGGCTCTGGGTGTGGGGTCGCCGAGTGATTCAGACCATGGGCAAGGACCTAACTCCCATCACCCCCTCAAG tGGTTTCAGCATTGAACTGGCCTCAGCCATAACTGTCGTGGTAGCCTCTAACATTGGCTTGCCTGTTTCCACCACCCACTGCAAG GTGGGCTCTGTGGTTGCAGTGGGATGGCTGCGTTCTAGGAAGGCAGTAGACTGGCGTCTGTTCAGAAACATCTTCATGGCGTGGTTTGTGACTGTACCCATCTCTGGTCTGATCAGTGCTGCCATTATGGCCATTTTCATTTATGGCATCCTGTGA
- the drg1 gene encoding developmentally-regulated GTP-binding protein 1, with protein sequence MSILAKIAEIENEMARTQRNKATAHHLGLLKARLAKLRRELITPKGGSGGGTGEGFDVAKTGDARVGFVGFPSVGKSTLLSNLAGVYSEVAAYEFTTLTTVPGVIRYKGAKIQLLDLPGIIEGAKDGKGRGRQVIAVARTCNLILIVLDVLKPLVHKKLIEHELEGFGIRLNKQPPNIGFKKKDKGGINFTATCAQSELDGETVKSILAEYKIHNADITLRSDSTADDLIDVVEGNRVYIPCIYVLNKIDQISIEELDIIYKVPHCVPISAHHRWNFDDLLERVWDYLKLVRIYTKPKGQLPDYTSPVVLPDGRTAVEDFCLKIHKNLIKEFKYALVWGSSVKHNPQKVGKDHVLEDEDVIQLVKK encoded by the exons ATGAGTATACTCGCCAAAATAGCAGAGATTGAAAATGAG ATggccaggacacagaggaacaAGGCCACAGCTCACCACTTGGGTCTGCTCAAAGCACGTCTTGCCAAACTGAGGAGGGAACTCATCACACCAAAAGGAGGCAGTGGTGGTGGAACAGGAGAGG GTTTTGATGTAGCAAAAACTGGTGATGCTCGCGTTGGCTTTGTTGGTTTTCCCTCAGTAGGAAAGTCTACTCTGCTAAGTAACCTTGCAGGTGTGTACTCTGAGGTTGCTGCCTATGAGTTCACCACTCTTACGACAGTACCTGGAGTCATTCGCTACAAAGGTGCCAAAATACAG CTCCTGGATCTCCCAGGAATCATTGAGGGTGCCAAAGATGGCAAGGGCAGAGGCCGACAGGTCATTGCAG tggCCCGAACTTGCAACCTAATCCTCATTGTGCTTGATGTGTTGAAACCTCTTGTTCATAAGAAGCTAATAGAGCATGAGCTGGAAGGATTTGGCATCCGACTGAATAAACAACCACCCAACATCGGTTTCAAGAAGAAGGACAAAGGAGGCATCAACTTCACCGCTACA tGTGCACAATCTGAGCTGGATGGTGAAACAGTGAAGAGTATCTTGGCAGAGTACAAGATCCACAATGCCGACATCACTCTGCGCAGCGATTCCACCGCTGATGATCTCATTGACGTGGTGGAGGGAAATCG GGTCTACATCCCATGCATATATGTGCTCAACAAAATCGATCAGATCTCCATTGAGGAGCTTGACATCATCTACAAGGTGCCTCATTGTGTACCCATTTCGGCCCACCACCGCTGGAACTTTGACGACCTGCTGGAAAGGGTGTGGGACTACCTAAAGCTCGTGCGCAT CTACACCAAACCCAAAGGCCAGCTTCCTGATTACACCTCTCCTGTTGTACTTCCTGATGGACGAACTGCAGTTGAGGATTTCTGCTTAAAGATTCACAAAAACCTCATCAAAGAATTTAAGTA TGCTCTCGTGTGGGGATCGTCCGTGAAACACAACCCACAAAAGGTGGGCAAGGACCATGTGTTGGAGGATGAAGATGTTATCCAGctggtgaaaaaataa